One Methylosarcina fibrata AML-C10 DNA segment encodes these proteins:
- a CDS encoding PilZ domain-containing protein: protein MTDLAPFFESIDDILNFDLDGSESKFDNRRVATRYIRNDIQAVFYKIDFLTRFGFNFFRRLIQVQLLDISTRGVLISTDQKLKKGTRVVLGLKFKSGQTFRIKAVIVRKASESDYEYGIKFNECHNELGDYLVSTQSELKFR, encoded by the coding sequence ATGACTGATCTTGCTCCTTTTTTCGAATCGATCGACGATATTTTAAATTTTGATCTCGATGGATCCGAGAGTAAATTTGACAATCGGCGGGTCGCTACTCGATACATCCGTAACGACATCCAGGCCGTTTTTTATAAAATTGATTTCCTGACTCGTTTCGGCTTTAATTTTTTTCGCCGTTTGATTCAGGTCCAATTGCTCGACATCAGTACGCGCGGGGTGTTAATCTCGACGGATCAAAAGCTCAAGAAAGGGACCCGAGTCGTTTTGGGATTAAAATTCAAATCCGGCCAGACTTTCCGGATCAAAGCGGTGATCGTCAGGAAAGCGTCGGAATCGGATTATGAATACGGAATCAAGTTTAACGAATGTCACAATGAGCTGGGCGATTATTTGGTGTCGACGCAGAGCGAATTGAAGTTCAGATGA
- a CDS encoding MOSC domain-containing protein, translating to MISIKLSGLFVYPVKSLAGISVPRWPVVETGLKYDRKWMIVDESGQFLSQRKMASLALIKTSLTESELILSAPAMKDLVLPLESGEGDLVPVTIWHDQGFARTVSSEADRWLSRFLRMDCRLVRQPDDEIRKVDPAYGGPADRVAFSDGFPFLLVSENSLASLNEAMRLILPMSRFRPNLVVSGCAAYAEDAWREIGIGAIGFRLPKPCSRCVVPTIDQETGAMGKEPLATLNRTRKWQNKVYFGQNALHDRCGELRIGDEVRIKSTGPQQPPL from the coding sequence ATGATTTCCATTAAATTGAGCGGCCTTTTCGTTTACCCCGTTAAATCCCTGGCGGGCATTTCCGTGCCTCGCTGGCCGGTGGTTGAAACAGGCCTGAAGTATGACCGGAAATGGATGATTGTTGATGAAAGCGGGCAATTTCTCAGTCAACGCAAGATGGCCAGTCTGGCTTTAATCAAAACCTCTCTGACCGAGAGCGAGTTGATTCTTTCGGCTCCGGCGATGAAAGATCTTGTTTTGCCTCTGGAAAGCGGGGAGGGCGATCTTGTCCCGGTTACGATCTGGCACGACCAGGGTTTTGCCCGTACCGTTTCTTCCGAAGCCGACCGATGGTTGAGCCGTTTTTTACGTATGGACTGCCGGCTGGTACGCCAGCCCGACGACGAAATACGCAAAGTGGATCCGGCCTACGGCGGTCCTGCCGACCGAGTGGCTTTTTCGGACGGTTTTCCTTTTTTGCTGGTTTCGGAGAATTCGCTGGCTTCATTGAACGAAGCCATGCGGTTGATCCTGCCGATGTCCCGTTTTCGCCCCAATCTGGTGGTTTCCGGATGCGCCGCCTATGCGGAGGACGCCTGGCGCGAGATCGGCATCGGCGCGATCGGGTTCAGGCTGCCCAAGCCCTGCTCCCGCTGCGTGGTGCCGACGATCGATCAGGAGACGGGGGCGATGGGGAAAGAGCCGCTGGCGACGCTCAATCGAACGAGAAAATGGCAAAATAAAGTCTATTTCGGCCAGAACGCCCTGCATGACCGATGCGGCGAGTTGCGCATCGGAGATGAGGTCCGGATTAAATCGACCGGACCGCAGCAGCCGCCTCTTTAA
- a CDS encoding copper resistance system multicopper oxidase, with translation MKSDSFFNLFLPALSRRQWLKGMISGGMMLALPSWLKTGLGKPAREPVPVLGGNEFKLVIARTPVNFSGKERLAITVNGSLPAPILHWREGDTVTLHVENRLDEETSIHWHGILLPYDMDGAPGVSYKGIAPGETFSYRFKVRQSGTYWYHSHSGMQEQVGLYGSIVIDPLNPEPVEAHRDYVVQLSDWTDEDPMAVFAKLKKQSDYYNFNQPTAVDFFKDIRRQGFFSALEQRRMWNRMRMSPTDLSDISAHTYTYLINGATPDDNWTGVFRPGEKVRLRLINSAAQTYFDVRIPGLKMTVVQADGQSIEPVDVDEIRIAVAETYDVIVTPTEEAHTLFAQSMDRTGYARGTLAIRPGMTAKIPELDLPVPLSMSDMMGAMEHGEHAGHAGHVASGKRIQAHHARSEYGAGVDMRVDWPRTNLDDPGIGLRNNGRRVLTYADLRTLGGAPDPRPAEREIELHLTGNMARYSWSLDGLEFGNSTPIHFRHGERLRVILVNDTMMTHPMHLHGMWSDLESPGGGFQVRKHVISVQPAQRVSFLVTADAPGYWVWHCHLFYHMHAGMFRVVVVA, from the coding sequence ATGAAAAGCGATTCTTTTTTCAATTTGTTCTTGCCCGCGTTGAGCCGTCGCCAATGGCTCAAGGGAATGATTTCCGGCGGCATGATGCTGGCCTTGCCCTCCTGGCTTAAAACCGGTCTCGGCAAGCCGGCAAGAGAACCTGTGCCGGTACTTGGCGGCAACGAGTTCAAACTGGTCATCGCCAGGACGCCGGTCAATTTTTCCGGCAAAGAGCGCCTGGCCATCACCGTCAACGGCTCGTTGCCCGCGCCGATACTGCATTGGCGGGAAGGCGACACGGTGACTCTGCACGTTGAGAACCGGCTCGACGAGGAAACGTCGATTCACTGGCATGGCATCCTCCTGCCCTACGACATGGACGGCGCGCCCGGCGTCAGCTACAAGGGGATTGCCCCGGGTGAAACCTTCAGCTACCGCTTTAAAGTCCGCCAGTCCGGCACGTACTGGTACCATTCGCATTCGGGCATGCAGGAGCAGGTCGGACTCTATGGCTCTATCGTGATCGATCCTTTAAATCCGGAGCCGGTCGAAGCCCATCGCGACTATGTCGTGCAACTGTCCGACTGGACCGACGAAGACCCGATGGCGGTTTTCGCCAAATTGAAGAAGCAGAGCGACTATTACAACTTCAACCAGCCTACGGCCGTCGATTTTTTTAAAGACATCAGGCGCCAGGGATTCTTCTCCGCTCTCGAGCAGCGCCGGATGTGGAATCGGATGCGCATGAGCCCGACCGATTTATCCGATATTTCGGCCCATACCTACACTTATCTGATCAACGGCGCGACCCCGGACGACAACTGGACTGGTGTGTTCCGGCCGGGCGAAAAGGTACGGCTGCGGCTGATCAATTCCGCAGCGCAGACTTATTTCGACGTGCGCATTCCGGGGCTCAAAATGACCGTGGTGCAGGCGGACGGGCAGAGCATCGAACCGGTCGACGTGGATGAGATCCGGATCGCCGTCGCCGAAACCTACGATGTGATCGTCACTCCGACGGAAGAGGCCCATACCCTTTTTGCCCAATCCATGGATCGGACCGGCTATGCCCGGGGGACTTTGGCAATACGCCCCGGCATGACCGCGAAGATTCCGGAACTCGACCTGCCGGTTCCCTTGTCCATGTCGGACATGATGGGCGCCATGGAACACGGAGAACACGCCGGACATGCCGGCCACGTTGCTTCCGGAAAACGGATACAGGCGCATCATGCCCGCAGCGAATACGGCGCCGGCGTCGACATGCGCGTGGACTGGCCGCGCACCAATCTGGACGATCCGGGCATCGGCCTGAGAAACAACGGCCGCAGGGTATTGACCTACGCCGACCTGCGCACGTTGGGAGGCGCGCCCGATCCCAGGCCGGCCGAACGCGAGATCGAGCTCCATCTGACCGGCAACATGGCCCGCTACAGTTGGTCCCTGGACGGACTCGAATTCGGCAACTCGACGCCGATCCATTTCCGCCACGGCGAGCGCCTGCGAGTGATTCTGGTCAACGACACGATGATGACTCATCCGATGCATTTGCACGGCATGTGGAGCGATCTGGAAAGCCCCGGCGGCGGTTTTCAGGTGCGCAAGCACGTCATCAGCGTGCAGCCGGCCCAGCGGGTCAGTTTTCTGGTCACGGCCGATGCGCCGGGGTATTGGGTATGGCATTGCCATCTGTTTTATCACATGCATGCCGGCATGTTCCGAGTGGTCGTCGTGGCATGA
- a CDS encoding copper resistance protein B, with protein MKRRLTRLAAAFVLIWPPLAGAQEDQAHPDSPMEHEGHSEAMSHSAPENEPPAAEPGESTEASFPDSPPEQNQETMPPMDHTGHKMPPMPADQAEASHSSPGTERPEHGSAAMQGGSPPPDARDPAAYAEGYGFGPLPPPEMADVEYFNALLVDRLESLSTGSTTFMTYDFQYWWGKTFDRALVRAEGDIDDGTFQHARTELLWAHAADPNWDTHLGIRYDKGFGPDRGWLALGVQGMAPYWVYVEATAYVGEEGRTAFRLETEYDVLLTQKLVLQPRTEANFYGKKDPARALGHGLSDLSIGLRLRYEVWRELAPYIGIEWAGRFGDTADYLRNAGNRTDEIRAVAGVQFWY; from the coding sequence ATGAAGCGGAGACTGACGCGCCTTGCGGCGGCTTTTGTCCTGATCTGGCCGCCTCTGGCGGGGGCTCAGGAAGATCAGGCGCATCCGGATAGCCCTATGGAACATGAAGGGCATTCCGAAGCCATGAGCCATTCCGCGCCGGAGAACGAACCGCCGGCAGCGGAACCCGGCGAATCTACCGAGGCCTCGTTCCCGGACAGCCCTCCGGAGCAGAATCAGGAAACCATGCCGCCTATGGATCATACCGGGCACAAGATGCCGCCGATGCCTGCCGATCAGGCCGAAGCCTCTCATTCCTCTCCCGGCACGGAGAGGCCCGAGCACGGGTCCGCCGCGATGCAGGGCGGATCGCCGCCCCCGGACGCGCGGGATCCTGCTGCGTATGCCGAAGGTTACGGTTTCGGCCCCCTGCCGCCGCCGGAAATGGCCGACGTGGAGTATTTCAACGCACTTCTCGTGGACCGGCTGGAAAGTCTGAGCACCGGCAGTACGACCTTCATGACCTACGATTTTCAATATTGGTGGGGAAAAACTTTTGACCGGGCGCTGGTCCGTGCCGAAGGGGACATCGACGACGGCACTTTTCAGCACGCGCGCACCGAATTGCTCTGGGCGCATGCGGCGGACCCGAACTGGGATACCCATCTGGGCATTCGCTACGACAAAGGCTTCGGTCCCGACCGAGGTTGGCTGGCGCTGGGGGTTCAGGGGATGGCGCCTTACTGGGTATACGTTGAAGCGACCGCCTACGTGGGCGAGGAAGGCAGAACGGCATTCCGGCTGGAAACCGAATACGACGTATTGCTGACGCAGAAACTGGTCCTGCAGCCCCGTACGGAGGCGAACTTTTACGGCAAAAAAGACCCCGCGCGCGCTTTGGGGCATGGATTATCGGATCTTTCCATCGGCCTGCGCCTGCGATACGAAGTCTGGCGCGAGCTGGCACCGTACATCGGGATCGAGTGGGCCGGCCGGTTCGGGGATACGGCGGATTATTTAAGAAACGCCGGCAACCGTACCGATGAAATACGGGCGGTTGCCGGGGTGCAGTTTTGGTATTGA
- a CDS encoding S-methyl-5'-thioinosine phosphorylase, whose amino-acid sequence MSPLAIIGGTGLARITGLTIERNERITTPYGSPSADYVVGAIQGKPVVFLARHGNPHLLAPHRINYRANLFGLKHLGVKTVIAVAAVGGITEAMAPAHIAIPDQIIDYSYGRKHTFFEDDDQPAGYIDFSYPYSQTLRARLITAAAAARIPVTPVATYGCTQGPRLETAAEILRMERDGCDVVGMTGMPEAALARELGMEYAAMAVIANKAAGKSGEEITMAEIEHNLHKGMANAIEIINAFIAQS is encoded by the coding sequence ATGAGTCCTCTGGCCATCATCGGCGGCACCGGTTTAGCCCGCATCACCGGTCTGACCATCGAGAGAAACGAACGGATCACCACGCCTTACGGCTCTCCTTCGGCCGATTACGTCGTCGGAGCGATTCAGGGCAAGCCCGTCGTGTTTCTGGCCCGACACGGCAATCCGCATCTTCTGGCGCCGCACCGAATCAATTACCGGGCCAATCTGTTCGGATTGAAACATCTGGGCGTGAAAACCGTCATCGCAGTGGCCGCGGTCGGCGGCATCACCGAGGCCATGGCACCCGCCCACATCGCCATTCCCGACCAGATCATCGACTACAGTTACGGACGCAAGCATACCTTTTTCGAAGACGACGACCAGCCGGCCGGTTACATCGATTTCAGCTATCCGTACAGCCAGACGCTTCGCGCCCGGCTGATCACCGCAGCGGCGGCAGCCAGGATTCCGGTGACTCCCGTCGCTACCTACGGCTGCACGCAAGGGCCCCGCCTGGAAACGGCGGCGGAAATCCTCCGCATGGAAAGAGACGGCTGCGACGTGGTCGGCATGACCGGCATGCCGGAAGCTGCCCTCGCCAGGGAACTCGGCATGGAGTATGCGGCGATGGCGGTCATCGCCAACAAAGCGGCGGGAAAATCGGGCGAAGAAATCACCATGGCGGAAATCGAGCACAATCTGCACAAAGGCATGGCGAACGCCATCGAAATCATCAATGCCTTTATTGCTCAGAGCTGA
- a CDS encoding hypoxanthine-guanine phosphoribosyltransferase produces the protein MLKEIQHVQATADRLYSEAEVEAALDKMAETINRSLADRNPLLLCVMNGGIVMSGKLIPRLTMPLEIDAINASRYRNQTSGSCLEWKLKPGTPLAGRTVLILDDILDEGITLKAIVAYCLEQGATEVLSAVLIDKKLDHKKPITADFVGLETENRYLFGYGMDYKGYLRNAAGIYACKETI, from the coding sequence ATGCTTAAAGAAATCCAACATGTACAGGCCACGGCGGACCGACTCTATTCCGAAGCGGAAGTCGAAGCGGCGCTCGACAAAATGGCCGAGACCATCAATCGCTCTCTGGCGGACCGAAATCCTCTGCTGCTCTGCGTCATGAACGGCGGCATCGTGATGTCCGGCAAACTGATTCCCCGCCTGACCATGCCGCTGGAGATCGACGCCATCAACGCCAGCCGGTATCGAAACCAGACTTCGGGCAGTTGTCTCGAATGGAAACTGAAACCGGGCACGCCCCTTGCTGGCCGAACCGTTCTGATCCTCGACGACATTCTCGACGAAGGCATCACGTTGAAAGCGATCGTGGCCTATTGCCTGGAGCAGGGCGCTACGGAAGTTCTGAGCGCGGTTCTGATCGACAAGAAACTCGACCACAAGAAACCGATCACAGCCGACTTCGTCGGTCTGGAAACCGAGAACCGTTATCTGTTCGGCTACGGCATGGACTATAAAGGCTATTTACGCAACGCTGCCGGCATCTATGCCTGCAAGGAGACCATTTGA
- the nagZ gene encoding beta-N-acetylhexosaminidase codes for MTKTLPIGPVMLDVEGLTLAPHEQEKFNHPNTGAVILFSRNYQSPEQITELIDSIRAARNGRILIAVDQEGGRVQRFRQGFTRLPPAAFYDRAEPEVAEAAGWLMASELLAVGVDFSFAPVLDVDCGISEVIGDRSFSSDPERAAILAGAFRKGMRKAGMAAIGKHFPGHGAVSADSHLALPVDDRDLDSIRAKDLFPFKRLIEEGVEGIMPAHVVYPKIAPDPAGFSRFWIQQILRGELHFNGVVFSDDLSMAGASAAGGYSERARAAQQAGCDMLLVCNNPKAAEEVLDALPITADPEREQRLNRMQGKPQFNFQQLMQTEQWQQLSYRILHATNNYA; via the coding sequence ATGACCAAAACACTTCCGATCGGTCCCGTCATGCTCGACGTCGAAGGCTTGACGCTGGCACCACATGAACAAGAAAAATTCAATCATCCCAATACCGGCGCGGTGATTCTCTTCTCGCGCAACTATCAAAGTCCGGAACAAATCACCGAGCTCATCGACAGCATTCGCGCCGCCCGCAACGGCCGGATTCTCATTGCCGTCGATCAGGAAGGCGGCCGGGTCCAGCGTTTCCGGCAAGGGTTTACCCGTCTTCCGCCCGCGGCATTTTATGACCGGGCCGAGCCGGAAGTCGCCGAAGCGGCAGGTTGGCTGATGGCCTCGGAGTTGTTGGCCGTCGGCGTCGACTTCAGTTTTGCTCCGGTGCTCGACGTCGATTGCGGGATCAGCGAAGTCATCGGCGACCGTTCCTTTTCGAGCGATCCCGAACGGGCGGCCATACTGGCCGGCGCTTTTCGAAAAGGCATGCGCAAAGCAGGCATGGCCGCCATCGGAAAACATTTTCCGGGCCACGGCGCGGTCTCGGCGGATTCGCATCTGGCCCTGCCGGTAGACGACCGCGATCTCGACAGCATCCGCGCCAAGGACCTGTTTCCGTTCAAGCGGCTGATCGAAGAAGGCGTGGAAGGCATCATGCCGGCTCACGTCGTTTATCCGAAGATCGCTCCCGATCCGGCCGGATTTTCCAGGTTCTGGATTCAACAGATATTGCGCGGGGAACTCCATTTCAACGGCGTCGTGTTCAGCGACGACCTGAGCATGGCGGGCGCCTCGGCCGCCGGCGGTTATTCGGAACGGGCCAGAGCCGCACAGCAAGCCGGCTGCGACATGCTGCTGGTCTGCAACAACCCCAAGGCCGCCGAGGAAGTGCTGGACGCGTTGCCGATCACCGCAGACCCCGAGCGGGAGCAACGGCTCAACCGGATGCAGGGCAAACCGCAATTCAATTTTCAACAACTGATGCAAACCGAACAATGGCAGCAGCTTTCCTATCGAATCCTTCACGCAACGAATAACTATGCTTAA
- the mtgA gene encoding monofunctional biosynthetic peptidoglycan transglycosylase: MESRKILSPMITFVSARKKRSRKAGSRRKFPSKLGARLRNGIYYGFLAFAFSSIMICALLRWTPPPSSAFMLFRHVEDMVKNRIWRPIDYQWVSSEQISPNAYRAVIASEDQRFFQHSGFDLQSIQSSIDIYIDGGRLRGASTISQQVAKNLFLNPSKSILRKGFEVWFTLLIELLWSKERILTVYLNIAEFGDHVFGIQAASRHYFGIPANNLSRPQAALLAASLPNPLRLKVARPSGYLIERQHWILRQMRNIAYPLR; this comes from the coding sequence ATGGAGTCGAGAAAAATCCTCAGCCCTATGATAACTTTTGTGTCGGCCAGAAAAAAACGATCCCGGAAAGCTGGTTCCCGCCGGAAATTTCCTTCAAAACTCGGTGCCAGACTGCGCAACGGAATTTACTACGGATTCCTCGCCTTTGCCTTTTCAAGCATCATGATCTGCGCCCTGTTACGCTGGACGCCGCCGCCTTCCTCGGCCTTCATGCTCTTTCGGCATGTGGAAGACATGGTTAAAAACCGGATCTGGCGTCCGATCGATTATCAATGGGTAAGCTCGGAGCAAATTTCCCCGAATGCTTACCGCGCCGTCATCGCTTCGGAGGATCAGCGTTTTTTTCAACATTCGGGATTTGATCTACAATCGATACAATCGTCCATCGACATTTACATCGACGGGGGACGACTGAGAGGCGCCAGCACCATTTCCCAACAGGTCGCCAAAAACTTATTTTTAAACCCTTCCAAAAGCATTCTTCGCAAGGGCTTCGAAGTCTGGTTCACCCTGCTGATCGAGTTGCTGTGGAGTAAGGAACGCATTTTGACGGTTTATCTGAACATTGCCGAATTCGGCGATCACGTTTTCGGCATCCAGGCGGCCAGCCGGCATTATTTCGGCATTCCCGCCAACAATCTGAGCCGGCCCCAGGCCGCGCTGCTGGCGGCATCCCTGCCGAATCCGTTGCGGCTCAAGGTCGCTCGCCCTTCCGGCTATTTGATCGAACGGCAACACTGGATACTCAGACAAATGCGCAACATTGCTTATCCTCTGCGGTAG
- a CDS encoding host attachment protein, which translates to MTSIWILVADNSRARIFTTESSSAPLQELEDLTHAESRLHDREITQDLPGRHTGTGGTGHPYDSATDPKKYEAVQFAHQIIGYLEEARNANRFDRLMIVAEPSMLGLLRKEMPEQIKKHVTFELDKNITTQSAAEIRDHLPEYLPRLEEM; encoded by the coding sequence ATGACATCAATCTGGATCCTTGTCGCCGACAACAGCCGAGCCCGTATATTTACCACCGAAAGTTCTTCTGCGCCGTTACAGGAATTGGAAGATTTGACCCACGCCGAAAGCCGGCTGCATGACCGGGAAATCACTCAGGACTTGCCGGGCAGGCACACGGGGACCGGGGGTACCGGCCATCCTTACGATTCGGCCACCGACCCCAAAAAATACGAAGCCGTTCAATTTGCCCATCAGATCATCGGCTATCTGGAAGAGGCCCGCAACGCCAACCGATTCGATCGTTTGATGATTGTTGCCGAGCCTTCCATGCTGGGATTGCTGCGCAAGGAAATGCCGGAGCAGATCAAAAAGCATGTCACTTTTGAGCTCGACAAAAATATTACGACGCAGAGCGCGGCCGAAATTCGCGATCACTTGCCCGAATATCTGCCGAGACTTGAAGAAATGTGA
- a CDS encoding alpha/beta fold hydrolase produces MEAVDLVYTEFGKSASEPLVILHGFFASSRNWRQIAEKLSDQFHVYVPDMRNHGASPHHPVMDYSAMAADLRQFIERHGLTRVNVLGHSMGGKIAMWCALNEPNLFKKLIVADIAPVGYSHRFERTIQALKDLPLTELNSRKQAEFRLAEELPDPAYRQFLLQNLVLSEGRYRWRVNLDIFYNAASNITAFPDTDQLAPYQGKVLFIAGEHSDFVKMEDVAPLFPTAIFDTIPDAGHWLHVQQPEIFIKTVGNFLKFC; encoded by the coding sequence ATGGAAGCTGTTGATCTTGTTTATACGGAATTCGGAAAATCCGCTTCCGAACCTCTCGTCATTCTGCACGGTTTTTTTGCATCGTCCCGTAACTGGCGGCAAATAGCGGAAAAACTGTCGGATCAGTTTCATGTCTACGTGCCGGACATGAGAAATCATGGTGCATCGCCTCATCATCCGGTCATGGATTATTCCGCCATGGCGGCGGACTTGAGACAATTTATCGAACGGCATGGCTTGACAAGGGTCAACGTGTTGGGCCACAGCATGGGCGGCAAGATCGCCATGTGGTGTGCGCTTAATGAGCCTAATCTGTTCAAGAAACTGATCGTCGCCGATATTGCCCCGGTCGGTTACAGCCACCGCTTCGAGCGCACGATACAGGCGCTGAAGGACTTGCCGTTGACTGAGCTCAACAGTAGGAAACAGGCCGAGTTCCGACTGGCTGAAGAACTGCCCGATCCGGCTTACCGCCAATTTTTGTTGCAAAATCTGGTGTTGTCCGAGGGGCGGTATCGGTGGCGGGTCAATCTCGATATATTTTATAATGCGGCTTCGAACATTACCGCGTTTCCGGATACCGATCAATTGGCGCCTTATCAGGGTAAGGTTTTGTTTATCGCAGGGGAGCATTCCGATTTTGTTAAAATGGAAGACGTCGCGCCTTTGTTTCCCACGGCGATTTTTGACACAATTCCCGATGCAGGGCATTGGCTGCACGTGCAGCAGCCGGAAATCTTTATAAAAACAGTAGGAAATTTTTTGAAATTCTGTTAA
- the hfq gene encoding RNA chaperone Hfq, protein MSKGQNLQDNFLNTLRKEHTPVSIFLVNGIKLQGKVDSFDQYVIMLKNTVSQMVYKHAISTIVPGKAVKFTPESEVEED, encoded by the coding sequence ATGTCCAAAGGCCAAAATTTGCAGGATAATTTTTTAAATACGCTTAGAAAAGAACATACGCCTGTGTCAATTTTTCTTGTGAATGGCATCAAACTGCAAGGGAAAGTCGATTCATTCGATCAATATGTCATCATGCTGAAAAATACCGTGAGCCAAATGGTATACAAACACGCCATTTCCACTATCGTTCCGGGCAAAGCGGTAAAATTTACTCCGGAAAGTGAAGTTGAGGAAGATTGA
- the hflX gene encoding ribosome rescue GTPase HflX has translation MFDRPDSGERAVLVHLTLHSGPEDLLELKELARSAGTDPVHVVTGSRKSPDPKYFVGEGKLEEIKSSLSAFDADIVLFNHALSPSQERNLEKALGVRVVDRNGLILDIFAQRAQTFEGKLQVELAQLKHLSTRLVRGWTHLERQKGGIGLRGPGETQLETDRRLIGVRIKQIQSRLEKVDRQRHQGRSKRKKAEIPAVSLVGYTNAGKSTLFNRLTGADIYTADQLFATLDPTLRHCALPNNSEIVLADTVGFIRHLPHELVAAFKSTLQEASEADLLLHVIDAHVEDREATVVEVNKVLGDIDAGRIKQLEVYNKIDLLDNVSPRIDRDEAGAPLRVWLSAQSGAGIDLLYQALSELFSTGKIKMHCHLQADQGQARAKIYTCAKIISEHIDEDGTSELVVEIDAKHLGMLKSVKCERIG, from the coding sequence GTGTTTGATCGTCCCGATTCGGGTGAGCGCGCCGTTCTTGTTCACCTGACCCTTCATTCCGGGCCGGAAGATCTTTTAGAGCTAAAAGAATTAGCCAGATCGGCAGGAACCGATCCTGTTCATGTTGTTACCGGGAGCCGCAAAAGCCCCGATCCGAAATATTTCGTAGGAGAGGGTAAACTCGAGGAGATTAAGTCCAGTTTAAGTGCGTTCGACGCCGATATCGTCTTGTTTAACCATGCCTTGTCGCCCAGCCAGGAACGCAATCTGGAAAAGGCGCTCGGCGTGAGGGTGGTCGATAGAAACGGCCTGATTCTCGATATATTCGCCCAAAGAGCGCAGACCTTCGAAGGAAAATTACAGGTGGAACTGGCTCAGTTGAAGCATTTGTCGACCCGTCTCGTGCGGGGATGGACCCATCTGGAACGGCAAAAGGGCGGCATCGGTCTGAGAGGGCCGGGCGAAACGCAGTTGGAAACCGACCGGCGCCTGATCGGCGTGCGCATCAAGCAGATACAGAGCCGTCTGGAAAAGGTCGACCGGCAGAGGCACCAGGGGCGGAGCAAAAGAAAGAAAGCCGAAATCCCGGCCGTTTCCCTGGTCGGTTATACCAATGCCGGCAAATCGACTTTGTTCAACCGGTTGACCGGAGCCGATATTTATACTGCCGACCAGTTGTTCGCCACGCTGGATCCCACCTTGCGCCACTGCGCCTTGCCCAATAACAGTGAGATCGTCCTGGCGGATACGGTCGGATTCATCAGGCATCTGCCTCATGAGCTGGTGGCGGCGTTCAAGTCGACTTTGCAGGAAGCCAGCGAAGCCGACTTGTTGTTGCACGTCATTGACGCTCATGTCGAAGATCGCGAGGCTACCGTGGTCGAGGTCAACAAGGTGTTGGGAGACATTGACGCTGGCCGGATCAAGCAATTGGAAGTTTATAATAAAATCGATTTACTGGATAATGTGTCTCCCAGAATTGACCGGGACGAAGCCGGCGCTCCGCTGAGAGTCTGGCTGTCCGCCCAATCGGGCGCGGGTATTGACCTGCTTTATCAAGCCTTGTCCGAACTGTTTTCCACCGGAAAAATTAAAATGCATTGTCATTTGCAGGCCGATCAAGGACAGGCCAGGGCAAAAATTTATACTTGCGCAAAAATTATTAGCGAGCATATTGATGAGGACGGAACGAGCGAATTGGTCGTCGAAATCGACGCCAAGCACCTGGGTATGTTGAAGTCGGTAAAATGTGAGCGGATAGGGTAG